The window CTTCCACAAGGCCAAGGAAAGGGGCGTGGCGGTGGAGATCGACGGGTACTACGACCGCATGGACCTTCCCGACGACCTGGCCCGGATGGCGTATGGGATGGGCCTTTGGGTGAGCCTCTCCACCGACGCCCACCAGACGGAGCACCTCCGCTTCATGGAGCTGGCCGTGGGCACCGCCCAAAGGGCCTGGATCGGCCCAGAACGGGTGCTCAACACCCTTTCCTATGAGGAGCTCATCCGCTGGCTCAAAGCCCGGCGAGGGCTTTCGCCTTGAGGAGCACCTCCAGGAACATCTCCCGGGTGAGCCTTCCCGTCTGGGTGTTCTGGCGGGAAACGTGGTAGCTCGCCAGGAGGTGCCGGCCCCCGGGAAGGGGGTAGTGGGCCCCGTGGCGGAAGGGGTAGCCGCTTGGCTTGAGGCCGAAGCGGCGCAAGAGGGCCTCGTGGGCGATGCCCCCCAGGGCGAGGTAGACCCGGGCCTCGGGGAGGAGGCCGAGCTCCACCTCCGTCCAGCGGGCGCAGGTGCTAAGCTCCTCCCTCGTGGGCTTGTTTTCGGGTGGGGCGCAGCGCACCGCCGCGGTGAGGTAGACGCCCAGAAGCTTTAGGTCGTCCCCGGGCTCGCTTTCGGGCTTGGTGGAAAGCCCTGCCTCGAAGAGCAAGGGGTAAAGAAAGGCCCCCGAGGCGTCCCCGGTGAAGGGGCGGCCCGTGCGGTTGGAGCCGTGGGCCCCTGGGGCGAGGCCGAAGAGGACAAGCCTCGCCTGGGGATCCCCGAAGCCGGGCACCGGGCGGGCCCAGTAGGCCTCCTGGCGGTAGGCCCGCTTTTTCCCGGCCACGCTTTCCCGCCAGGCCACAAGCCTGGGGCAGAGGCGGCAGGCGGGGAGTTCTTGGCGAAAGGTGTCCCAGTCCATGGGTTGCTACGGGAGAAACCGCATGTGGGCCAGTTGGCTCCGCTTCCTCACCCCAAGCTTTTGGAAGACCAGGGAGAGGTGGGCCTTTACCGTTTTCACCGAGATGCCGAGCTCCCGGGCGATTTCCTCGTTGGTGAGGCCCAGGGCGGCGAGGGCCGCCACCTCCTTCTCCCGGGGTGTGAGGTGGGAGAAAGGCTCCTCCATCAAGGCGGCCACCGCCTTGCGTTCGGCCCAGACCTCGCCCTGGGCCACCGCTTCCAGGGCCTTCGCCAAGACCTCGAGGCCCTGCTCCGGATAGAGGTAGCCCCGGTACCCCTTCTTTAGGGCCTGGACCGCCTGCTCCTTCTCCCGAAGGAGGATCACCGAGGGCAAGGGGGGTGGGGCGGGGACCTCCCGGTCCGCCTCCACCAGGCCCACCTGGGCCTGGAAGGGGTGGGCCACCACCTCGAGGCCCAAGGCCCGCAGGGAGGCCTCCAGGGCTTCTTGGCATGACCTTAGGGAGAGCCGAACCCATACCTTCATGGCCTGGCTCCCAGTCTAGCCTGAAAGGCTTACGGGCGGTGTAACAGGCCTTTAGAGGGGGATGTTGTCGTGCTTCTTGGGCGGCCTTTCCTCCTTCTTGTTCCAGAGCATCCTGAGGTGCAGGTAGAGGAGGCGGCGGGTGTCCTTGGGGTCGATGACGTCGTCGATGTAGCCCCGGGCCGCCGCCACCCAGGGGTTGTCGAAGGCCTTGCGGTACTCCTCGATCTTCCTGCGGCGCGTTTCCTCGGGGTTGGGGGAGGACTGGATCTCCTTACGGTAGATGATGTTGGCGGCCCCTTCCGCCCCCATCACCGCCACGGAGGCCGTGGGCCAGGCCAGGACCACGTCCGCTCCCATGTCCTTGGAGTTCATGGCCAGGTAAGCCCCGCCGTAGGCCTTGCGGACGATGAGGGTAATCTTGGGCACCGTGGCCTCGGCGTAGGCGAAGAGCATCTTGGCCCCGTGGCGGATGATGCCCCCGTGCTCCTGGGCCACCCCCGGTAGGAAGCCCGTGACGTCCACCAGGGTGAGGAGGGGGATGTTGAAGGCGTCCATGGTGCGGATGAAGCGGGCGGCCTTGTCCGAGGCGTTGATGTCCAGGGCCCCGGCCATGAAGCGGGGGTTGTTGGCGATCACCCCCACGGGGTACCCGCCGAGCCGCCCCAGGCCCACGATGAGGTTCTTGGCGAAACCGGGTTGGATTTCCAGGAACTCCCCCTCGTCCAGCAGGGTGCGGATCACCTGGTGCATGTTGTAGGGCCGCCGGGCGTCGGGGTGGACGAGGTCCAGAAGCTCGGGGGTGGGCCGGAAGGGGTCGTCCTTGGGCTCCCTGAGGGGCGGTTTTTCCCGGGCGTTTTGCGGCAGGTAAGAGAGGAGCCTTTTGATGAGGTCCAGAACCTCGCGGTCATCCTCCCCCACCAGATGGGCCACCCCGCTCTTCTCCATGTGCACCTGGGCCCCGCCCAGCTCCTCGAAGGTCACCTCCTCCCGGGTGACGCTTTTGATCACCTCGGGGCCGGTGATGAACATGTAGCTGGTGCCTCGGCTCATGAGGATGAAGTCGGTCATGGCGGGGCTGTAGACGGCGCCCCCGGCGCAGGGGCCCAGGATGGCGGAGATCTGGGGCACCACCCCGGAGTAGATGGCGTTGCGGTAGAAGACCTCCCCGTAGCCGGAGAGGCTGTCCACCCCTTCTTGGATGCGGGCCCCGGCGGAGTCGTTAAGGCCGATGATGGGGGCCCCCACCTTGGCAGCCAGGTCCATGAGGCTTGCGATTTTGCGCCCGTGCATCTTGCCCAAAGAGCCCCCTAGGACGGTGAAGTCCTGGCTGAAGACGAAGACCAGGCGCCCCCCAATGGTGCCGTAGCCCGTCACCACCCCGTCCGCCGGGGCCTCGAGGCCCTCCATGAGCCCGGTTTCCAGGTGCTCGGCGAAGGGCATGAGCTCCACAAAACTCCCGGGGTCCAGGAGGTAGCCGATCCGCTCCCGGGCGGTGAGCTTGCCCTGCTGGTGCTGCTTTTCTATGCGCTCTTGTCCCCCGCCTAAGAGCACCTTTTTGCGCCGCTCTTCAAGCTCCGCCAGGAGCTCGTCCAGGATGAGCCGGGCGTTATCCGCCATACTGGCCGTCATGATACAATAAGAAACCGGGCAGGCTTCCAGGAAAGGCTGCCTGGGAAGGAGGTGAAGCGTGCGAAAGTGGCTTTGGTATCTCCTAGTGCTCCTCCTCGCAGGGCTTTTGGCCTGGGGAGGGTATGCGGTGTACGCCGGCTATCAGGACCTAAAGGCCAAGGTGGCAGCCCTGGAAGCCCGGGTAACCGCCCAGGAAGAGGCCGTCAAGGGGCTTGCCGAGCGGGTGGGGAAGCTGGAGGAAGAGGTTTTCAAGACCCCCGCGGCGCCCCTTTCCCTCCCGGAGGTGCCGGGAGGGGCTAGCGCCCCCCTCTGGCCCTACGCCGTGGGGGTGGCGGTGGCGGTAGTGCTGTTTTACCTCCTTCTGCGGCTCTTGCGGGGGCAGGAGGCGCCCAAGCCTTCCGCGTCCACGCCAACCCCTGAGGACCTCGAGGCCTCCCGCATGACCGAGGAGGGGGGACCTCCACCGCCGTCAGAGCGGGGTTAAAAGAAACCCGCCGGGGATCACCCCGGCGGGTTGGCCTTTCCCTTAGTCCTTTAGCTTCTTCACCGCCTCGATGAGGGCGGGCACCACCTGGTGCACATCCCCCACGATGCCGTAGTCGGCGTGCTTGAAGATGGGGGCCTCGGGGTCCTTGTTCACCGCCACGATGTACTTGCTCTTGTTCATCCCCGCCAGGTGTTGCACGGCCCCCGAAACGCCCAGGGCGATGTAGAGGGAAGGCTGCACCGTCTTGCCCGTCTGGCCCACCTGCTCGCTATAGGGCCGCCAGCCGGCGTCCACCACCGCCCGGGTGGCCCCCACGGCCCCGCCCAAGAGGGCGGCCATCTCCTCCACCAAGCGGAAGGCCTCGGCGCTTCCCATACCCCGGCCTCCCGTGACCACGATGTCCGCCTCGGTGAGGGAAACCCCCTTCTTCTCCTCCTGCACCCGCTCCAGCACCTCCACCGTGGGGACAGGAGGCACCTCTAGGGGCTTCACGGCTCCGGGGGCGGCCAAGGGTTCCGCCAAGGGGGTGGTGTTGGGCTTCACGCTAAGGACCACGGGCAAGGCGGACCTTACCTTTTGCGTCACCCGGTTCAGGTAGGCGTAGCGGGTGGCCACCACCGCCCCGCCCTCCACCCCGCTTTCCAGGGTGTCCTCCAGAAGCCCCGCCTTCAGGGCGTAGGCCACCCGGCCCAAGTAGGTGCGGCTTTGCCGGGAGGAGGGGGCCACCACCGCTTGGGCCCCCATCTCCCCTGCCGCCGCCACGACCCCCGCAGCCCACTTCTCTGCGGTGTAGGGGCCTAGGGTGGCGGTGTAGAGGGTTTCCACGTAGGCCAAAGCCTCCTCTACGGGCGCTGTTTCCTCCGCCAAGAGGACGCCCGCCACCCGGCCGCCCAAGGCCTCCGCCAGGGCCCGGGCCCGGGTAAGGGCCTCGAGGCTTCCCTTCCTTAGCTTGTTCCCATCGTGGTCCAGCACCACCAGAACCATAGCCACCTCCTAGAGGACCTTGGCCTCTTCGTGGAGGAGACGCACCAGCTCCTCCGCCGCCGCCACGGGATCCTTGCCGTCCAGGACTTTTTGCAGGCGGGTCTTTTCCTGGATGCTTTCCTCGAGGATCTCTACCTTTGGCGCGCCCGAGAAGGCCACCTTTTTGATCTCCTTCTTCTTGGCCTTCATGATCCCCGGCAGGGTGGGGTAGCGGGGCTCGTTTAGGCCCTGCTGCGTGGTGAAGACGGCGGGGAGCCGCACCCGGACCCACTCCGCCCCCTCGTCCAGGTCGTGCTTGGCCTTGGCCGTCTCGCCCTCCAGTTCCAAGGCGGTGGTCCAGGACACCACGGGAACCCCCAAAGCCTCGGCCAAGGCGGCGCCCAGGGCTTGGCTGTCCCAGTCCGCCTGCTGCCCCCCGGTGAGGACCAGGGTGGGGGCTTCCTCCCTGATGACCCCAGCCAGGGCCTCGGCCACCGCCACGGGGTCGGCGAAGCCCTCATAGACCACGTGGATGCCCCGGTCCGCCCCCATGGCCAAGGCGGTGCGGATGGCCTCCTCCGTGCGCTCGGGGCCGAACCCCACCACGATGGCCTCGCCGCCGTGCTTTTCCCTGAGGCGCAGGGCCTCCTCCACGGCGTACTCGTCCATCTGGTCCAGGATGAGGGTGGCCCCGGAAAGGTCCACCCGGTTCCCTTGGATCTTGAGCTTGCTCTCCCCATCGGGGACTTGCCGGATCACCGCAACGAACTTCATCCTGCCTCCTTTCACTCCGCCAGGACGTGCCTGGCGATGATGAGCCTTTGGATCTCGTTGGTGCCCTCGTAGATCTGGTTAAGCTTCACGTCCCTTAGAAGCTTTTCCACCGGGAACTCCCGCACGTAGCCGTAGCCCCCGTGGATCTGGATGGCCTGGTTGGCCGCCTCAAAGGCGATTTCCGAGGCGTAGGCCTTGGCGATGGCGCTGGCGTGGGCGTGGGGTAGGCCCTGATCCGCAAGCCAGGCGGCGTAGTAGGTGTACATGCGGGCCGTTTCGATGCCGATCATCATGTCCGCCAGCTTGAACTGGATGGCCTGGAAGTTGGCGATGGGCTGGCCAAAGGCTTCCCGCTCCTTGGCGTACTTTTTGGCCTCGTCCAAGGCCCTGCGGGCCACGCCCACGCTTCCCGCCGCCACGGGGATGCGGGTCTTGTTCAGGGTGTTCATGGCGATCTTGAACCCTTCCCCTTCCTCCCCCAGCCGGTTTTCCACGGGCACCTTCACGTCCTCAAAGATGAGCTCGTAGGTGCCGCTCGCCCTTTGGCCCATCTTGCCGTGGATCTTCACCGCTTGGAAGCCTGGGGTGCCCTTTTCCACCACCAAGGCCACCACGCCCTTGTGGCGGAGCTCGGGGTTCACCGTGGCGAAGACCACCACCCACTCCGCCTCGCCCCCGTTGGAGATCCACATCTTGGTGCCATTGAGAACGTAGTGGTCCCCCTGGCGCACGGCCCGGGTCCTAAGGGCGGCGGCGTCGGAGCCGTTTCCGGGCTCGCTCAGGGCGAAGGCGGCCAGGGCCGGTTTTTGGGTGAGGGGGGTGAGGAAGCGGCGCTTCTGTTCCTCGGTTCCCGCCAGGAGCACGGGGGTGATGCCGAGGTCGCTGGCCATGGGGATGGTGTAGATGCCCATGCAGGCGTAGGCCAGCTCCTCCCCCACGATAACCTCGTCCAGCATCTTGAGGCCCATCCCCCCGTACGCCTCGGGGATAATGGCGTTGAGGAGGCCCACTTCGTGGAGCTTTTCGATCACGGGCCAGGGCACCTCCTCCTTCTCGTCGTACTCCGCCGCCACAGGCAGGATGACCTCCTTGGCGAAGCGGCGGGCGAGGGCCTGGAGTTGCTTTTGCTCTTCCGTCAGGCTGAAGTCCACGGGCATACCCGACCTCCCCTTGGGCAAGGGGCCCACTCTTTGACTTAGTCTAAGATTTTGCCCTTCCCCTTGCAACCCAGGCCCCATGCTACCATTGGAGGCAGATGAGATTGGCCGAGCAACTGGGGGTTTTGGCCCGTTTTCAACGGGCCCTTCTTAAAGAGTTGGAACCTGTGCAAATCCTGCGCAACCTCCTCGAGGTGGCCACGGAAGAGGGGGTGGAGCGGGCCGCCCTTTTCCTCTACCACCCCTCCACCCGGGAACTGGTGGGCGAGGTGGCCTCGGGAAGGGGCCGGCACTACACGGTTTCCGCCATCGCCCTGCCCCTGTACACCAAGGGGCCGGTGCAGGAGGCGTTTTTCGCCGAAGGGCCTGTGAAGAGGGGGGAGGAGTGGCTTCTGCCCGTGGTGGGGGAGGAGGCCCTCTTCTGCTGGAGTGACCCCGAGGCTCGCTGCCAGGAAAGGCCCCGGGCCACCCGGGAGACTCGAGCCTTGGTCTGCCCCAGTTGTTCCCGGTTTGGGGCCAAAGGGGTGCTGAGCTTGGAGGGGGTTCCCCAAGCCCTCCAGCCCCTCTTGCCCCTCCTTGCCCAGCTCACCGCCTTGGCCCTGAAGAACGGGGAGCTTCTGGCGAGCCGCAATGCCGCCTTAGAAAAACTTTCCCGGCACGTGGAAGCCTTAGCCCACGTGAGCGCCCTGGCTCGGGAGGTGGCCCGTT is drawn from Thermus sp. LT1-2-5 and contains these coding sequences:
- a CDS encoding type-5 uracil-DNA glycosylase gives rise to the protein MDWDTFRQELPACRLCPRLVAWRESVAGKKRAYRQEAYWARPVPGFGDPQARLVLFGLAPGAHGSNRTGRPFTGDASGAFLYPLLFEAGLSTKPESEPGDDLKLLGVYLTAAVRCAPPENKPTREELSTCARWTEVELGLLPEARVYLALGGIAHEALLRRFGLKPSGYPFRHGAHYPLPGGRHLLASYHVSRQNTQTGRLTREMFLEVLLKAKALAGL
- a CDS encoding response regulator transcription factor, producing the protein MKVWVRLSLRSCQEALEASLRALGLEVVAHPFQAQVGLVEADREVPAPPPLPSVILLREKEQAVQALKKGYRGYLYPEQGLEVLAKALEAVAQGEVWAERKAVAALMEEPFSHLTPREKEVAALAALGLTNEEIARELGISVKTVKAHLSLVFQKLGVRKRSQLAHMRFLP
- a CDS encoding acyl-CoA carboxylase subunit beta; amino-acid sequence: MADNARLILDELLAELEERRKKVLLGGGQERIEKQHQQGKLTARERIGYLLDPGSFVELMPFAEHLETGLMEGLEAPADGVVTGYGTIGGRLVFVFSQDFTVLGGSLGKMHGRKIASLMDLAAKVGAPIIGLNDSAGARIQEGVDSLSGYGEVFYRNAIYSGVVPQISAILGPCAGGAVYSPAMTDFILMSRGTSYMFITGPEVIKSVTREEVTFEELGGAQVHMEKSGVAHLVGEDDREVLDLIKRLLSYLPQNAREKPPLREPKDDPFRPTPELLDLVHPDARRPYNMHQVIRTLLDEGEFLEIQPGFAKNLIVGLGRLGGYPVGVIANNPRFMAGALDINASDKAARFIRTMDAFNIPLLTLVDVTGFLPGVAQEHGGIIRHGAKMLFAYAEATVPKITLIVRKAYGGAYLAMNSKDMGADVVLAWPTASVAVMGAEGAANIIYRKEIQSSPNPEETRRRKIEEYRKAFDNPWVAAARGYIDDVIDPKDTRRLLYLHLRMLWNKKEERPPKKHDNIPL
- a CDS encoding electron transfer flavoprotein subunit alpha/FixB family protein; the protein is MVLVVLDHDGNKLRKGSLEALTRARALAEALGGRVAGVLLAEETAPVEEALAYVETLYTATLGPYTAEKWAAGVVAAAGEMGAQAVVAPSSRQSRTYLGRVAYALKAGLLEDTLESGVEGGAVVATRYAYLNRVTQKVRSALPVVLSVKPNTTPLAEPLAAPGAVKPLEVPPVPTVEVLERVQEEKKGVSLTEADIVVTGGRGMGSAEAFRLVEEMAALLGGAVGATRAVVDAGWRPYSEQVGQTGKTVQPSLYIALGVSGAVQHLAGMNKSKYIVAVNKDPEAPIFKHADYGIVGDVHQVVPALIEAVKKLKD
- a CDS encoding electron transfer flavoprotein subunit beta/FixA family protein gives rise to the protein MKFVAVIRQVPDGESKLKIQGNRVDLSGATLILDQMDEYAVEEALRLREKHGGEAIVVGFGPERTEEAIRTALAMGADRGIHVVYEGFADPVAVAEALAGVIREEAPTLVLTGGQQADWDSQALGAALAEALGVPVVSWTTALELEGETAKAKHDLDEGAEWVRVRLPAVFTTQQGLNEPRYPTLPGIMKAKKKEIKKVAFSGAPKVEILEESIQEKTRLQKVLDGKDPVAAAEELVRLLHEEAKVL
- a CDS encoding acyl-CoA dehydrogenase family protein, producing the protein MPVDFSLTEEQKQLQALARRFAKEVILPVAAEYDEKEEVPWPVIEKLHEVGLLNAIIPEAYGGMGLKMLDEVIVGEELAYACMGIYTIPMASDLGITPVLLAGTEEQKRRFLTPLTQKPALAAFALSEPGNGSDAAALRTRAVRQGDHYVLNGTKMWISNGGEAEWVVVFATVNPELRHKGVVALVVEKGTPGFQAVKIHGKMGQRASGTYELIFEDVKVPVENRLGEEGEGFKIAMNTLNKTRIPVAAGSVGVARRALDEAKKYAKEREAFGQPIANFQAIQFKLADMMIGIETARMYTYYAAWLADQGLPHAHASAIAKAYASEIAFEAANQAIQIHGGYGYVREFPVEKLLRDVKLNQIYEGTNEIQRLIIARHVLAE